AAATGCTGTACTGATTCATAAATTTTGCATGTATTCTGTGTGTGTACAAGTCAAAAGTAGCACAttgtttctcaaaaataaataaatgccagATCTTCTGTTCATCTGAAGCTGACTTCTCAGCTTTCACCTCCTAacgtatatattttttttaatccaagtAGCAAGAAACTACAGTATGTGAAGCAGTAATCTGAAATAGGCACTATACTTTGTCATATTTCTGTTGGCTCTGTTTAACATACTGTATCTTCTGTTTCAGGTTTGTAACAGTGTGTTTAACAGCTGGGATCAATTCAAAGATCACTTGGTAATACACACCGGTGACAAACCCAACCACTGTACCCTATGTGATTTGTGGTTTATGCGAGGCAGTGAGCTGAGAAGGCACCTCAAAGAAATGCACAATATTTCAGAACAAGTAGTGACAGAAGAGGTGCTTCCAGTGGAAAACGAACCAGTAACATCAATGACTATAATAGAACAAGTGGAACAAGTCCATGTCCTACCAGTAATTCAGGTACAAGTGGATCCTGCACAGGTTACTGTGGAACAGCTGCATCAGGATCTCATACAGGACAATCAAGTGAAAAGTGCGCAGATGGAGGAGCTTCAAGAACAGGTGCAAATTCGTTACTTGGAAGTGGAACACATTCAGACTGAAGAAGGTGCTGAAGTTCATGTGGAGCAGTTACGTGTTGAACATGTAAATCAAATACAGATGGAAGAAGTACAGGCAGAACTTGTAGATGGAACAGACCTTGAACAAGTACAGTATGGAACTGTTGATCAAGGAGAAGCAGAAGTAAAGGAACCTGATCAAGTAGATCATGCAGTTAAGGAAGATCATGAACAAGCTGAAGACTTAAAACCTCAACAATTAGTGGACATGCAGAATGAAAAGGTGGATGACTAGGACAAATAATGACACTGTGCAGGTTTAGGAATGAGataccaaattatttttgttaactTTTACATTGGTTTGTGAACCATCAGTGGTTACCTTTCCAATATGCTGCCCTTAGGAAGCTGGACAAGTGGACCAAAATTAGCTTTCTTCATATACAACTAAACTTCTCACATATGGGAAAAATAACTTCCACATTTATGTAATACCATGGAACAGAAAATACCACAGACATGGACAGCTTTGTgaggattttaaaattaatagctTGTGTCATTGTTACTCCACCCTGGGTATATGTAAGAGTAACTTGACCTCTTTTGCCCTTGCAAACTCTTGTTCTAGATTTGCAGGGTGTCTGTGGCAGAAGAATCAGTAAAATCTGGTCAGTTCTATTTTAAGTGGCAGGTGGGCATCTGTGAATTTTCGGATCGATCTGTTTGCTGTATCCTACAGTGGTCCCTGACTTTcaggctggggaaaaaataatgttgctGGAGGCCTCTGAGCACAAGAATCCTGTGCCTTGTCAACACTGACTGGTTAAATTTCCACAAAGTTCCTAGAGTGTTCAAGAACCTAGTTCAGTAAAAGGCAATGTAGGTAATGTTATAGTGCTTTATATTTTAGCTTAAAAATGTcagctactgatttttttttttttttccatttaacgTAGAGGCGGGCAGCTGAGtgaggaaacagaaacaaatttcaCATGTAGGCAGCAGGGCACTCTAAAAAGGACACtttgaaataagaaaagctCAGTAGGAACTGTGGTAAGCCTGAGCTGGAAGAAAGCTACCAGCagacttttcttttataaatcaTCACTTTTTATATTGAATACGTTTAACCATAGAGACTTGTCTATACGATATTGGGTTCCTGTTTGTTTGAAATGACGTTCTGACACTTGAGAGAAATATGTTGTGCTAAACATAAAAGTAAAAGCCATAGGTATGAGTGCTAAACTGTGGATTGAAAAGGAGTGTAAATAACTTAATCAATATTAGACAATAAAACAATACCAACCATGCAATGGTGCATCATTTGTTTCATCCAATAAACTAAGAACAACTGAGTGACTGGCAATTATAGGGCAAGCTGCCAGTGGTAAGAATCAATCTCATATTTAATAAGATTATTAGCTCTTTAACGTTCaatttgtttagaaaataattgtCTAGCTTTGTGTTCAAGGATGCTAAGGACTTCTAATTCTCAATTATTGCCTTGAAATTAGAGGTGCTCCACACTTctgaaaagctttcttttcAAAGCCTTAACTGAAAGCAGGAATTTTTGCAAGGATTTTCCCTAATGCTCTTAGTTAAAATCAGGCTTTTCTATTCAGTTTTCTCCAAATGTAGAATTGTTTCCTGggatttgtggttttgtttagtcTCGCTCAAAATGATTGTGTTTCATCATAGCATTTGAGAAACTGttgcaaaaaaaatacatatctcAATTAAAATTTCAAGCAATTTAATTAATGTAACTGGCATTCTTTTTaatgatgtttttgttttctgaggtgCAAGTCATATGTGATGAGATTCTGTGCAGAGGAAAGAATGTTAAGAATTAAAGTAAAAGTTGGCTATTGTATTTACACCTGGTTTCTGATAAGAAGGTTGTATTTTGATAACATGGAGGGGACAGGCCTATTTGCTTAGCTGCATAACTGTATTTTGTTAGGTATTTGTGCACATAGACACAAGGTGTGTATCAGTGGAATTAGAGGAGCAATCTGGCAGTCTTTCTAACCAATGAAACTGACTCAGACCATTTAAGTCCAACGTAAATTGAGCAGTAGGTGGCATTGGGAGCAGGGCAGCGTTATGGTAAGCACAGTTGGgctatttttttgtcctgtttgATCTCCTCTTTTCGGTAACAGTTCACTGATTTGGTAGGAGAGAAACAATGCTGTATTATGCTCAGTGCTGCCCTGGGTGGGAGCACGGTGGGACTGCGAGCCATCCCCTCCTTACCCCGCGGGCCAGGCTGAGATGCTCTCCTCAAGCAACATCTCCACTGGAGAGCCCTTCTCTTTGCAGACCCCTCTTCCCTATAATTTTCTAAACTGAAACTAATCGGCTAAAGCAGTGGGGTTTAGGCAGTGAGAAATGGAAAAGTGGGAGTCAACAAAAACCTGTGAGGTGTGTCTGGATATAATACAAAATCGAGCATCAAACTGAGACTGAGGTTAGGGGTAGACTTGTAGATTTATATGTGATATTAATGAGAGACCGTAAACTATTTCTGAAAGTagagcagggaggggaaagTGAGCTGATCAACCGTTTGAGGAAATGCTGAGTTATTTAGGCAATATAAGAAATAACTAGCTgctttttctctggaaaaatcTTCCTGAGCCACAGCATGTTTCATCTGCAGACTTTCGAGGCTGACATTGGGTGTCGATCCTGTGTGAACTGGTCACTAGACGAGTATCACGCAGCCTCTCCTTTGTTTGACCTGCCTGCAGTTAATGGTGCAGAATATAGTACTCCCTTCCACACGTTCTGTAACTCGGTGTTATATTCAGTGAGAACACGTTTATAATGATGTTCAATTGGGTTGCTTATTTTTAAGGGTGTGAAGAATCTCTCCTACAGGGACTGTCATGAAATGTGCAGTTAGATTTTGTCGTCGTTAAGCCATAGTGTTTGCTGCtagcaaataatttaaaaatgaaagcagcctgtctgtaatgaaaacaaataatttgtaGCTTGTCAAACTGGCAGCTCGGGCAGGTCCAGCAGAAGCTGGAGCCCTTTCTTGACTCACAGATTGGTCTGAATTCAGCTTCAGCCACGGCTGGACCCCTTGGTGAGCAGGGCCGTGTTCACATCCTTGCCACAGCTTTGCACACAAGGTGAGAGGTGCTCAGCCAGCtgcctggtgctttctgccccCCAGGATTTTCTTCTAACAGGAGCCTTGGCGTCCGTAACCATCTCTGCTGGGGCTTGTCTTTAAACGAGGGCTGGCAGCCTTTTAGGGCAGTAATTCGTACCGTTAAAAGACCCGAAGCTTGGAATGCGGGTGCGGGTCTCAGACGTGGGGATAAGAgcacctgggggtgcaggtgggCTGCAGGGGTCTGCCCGCCGGACAGGCTGGGAGCGCGGCCCCACGGAGCTGTCTGCTGCTCACCGGCAAATCCCCGGCTCCCAGCCCCCTCGGCCGCGGCTCCCTGCCCCCTCAGCTGGGTCGCCGAGGCAGGCCGAGGGGCGCGCTGGGGCAGGAAAGCCCATccggggaaggaaggggaagggggcaAATGGCGGGCAGCCTGGCAGGAGGAAATGGTGGGTGTCGGTGCTGAGGGCCGCGGCCCGGGGCTGGTTTGCCGGGCGGTGGGAAGGGGCGGCGAGGCCCTGCGGAGGCAGCGGGAGGGAGCCAGCTCTCAGGTACCTGTTCTTGCGGCGCAGCCGGGTCCGGCAGCCTTGGCCAGAGGCTCAGCCTGCGCCCCTGTgcctgccggggctgcgggtaAGTCCCGCCCGTGAGCCGGCCTTCCTCCGAGCCTCTGCCTGTGCCGCCTCACACCTGCGCTGACCCGAGCGCTTGGCCGCCGCTGTTGTAATCTATGTTATTCTGCCTAGAGGAAGTACACTGGctaaaaggaattatttttcttggtaaAGTCACTGGCATAACATCCCACATTTTTCTGATTGTGACTTGGCCCACGCAGCGTGGGTGGATTTTAATCGTTATTCAAATGCAGATTATTTGAGGGACGCTTGTATTTTAACTGAGGCCTTTTTCCTATGCTGGGTCTAATTGGAATCTgaagccaaaatattttcagttatcCCATGTTATATGTACAAAATATACAACTAATTCCCATAGAAGGAGGCAGGACATTGTGATATTATTCCTTATCTAGTGTAAACTGTTCACATAGTGTGGCTGGCACAGTTACTGTAACAGCAGTTGTCACAAGAAATGTTTGGTTTCGGGACTCTCCCCTTTAAGGGTGAGGACTGTTGTTTCAGTCGATCCACACCAAACAGGTATGTTGACATCATGGGTGCACACAAGTTACAGCATGTTTAGACCATCCCTGTCCGCGGTTCAGgaggaaaactgaaaaccagCACTCATTTTCAGGGAGAGAagtgtgtttgtgcatgtgtgtataaaAAACAGGATTTAAAAAGCGTCATTCTATCAAAAAGGGTCCTAAATTACACATCTAAGTTGTTggtgttgtgtgtttgttttttttcttcctccaccgggtaatttaatttaaatattttctcagaCCTTAAGCAGTTCCAGGGGCTGAGCAACCGCATGGCTGTAGTGAGCAAACAGTTGCTTATTTTTCCTGACCTCTTAAAAATTATCATCCATCTTCTAGTGCCTTTAATTCAACTGATAGTTCTTTTCTAAATAGTGTGTTATCCCACAAATAGGTGCAAGGACCTAAGGACTTCAGTTAGTTCTAGACAGCTGGTCTGTTTGGGAGTTAGAAACTGGGATACCCGTATATGCCATTTTTACTGTTCTAACAGTTCCTTGTTTGGGATCTTTTCaaagtgttattttaaaaattgcagcTTCTggggtattttaaaaaatattgtccAGTCATAGGGTCATTAGCTTTGTCATATGGAAGTACTCAAAATGATTTCATAAAATAACACAGGGCCTACACTGttgcaaatataaataatttattataataCATTCTGGTCTAGTGATTCCGTTTTGAAGGCAATTAAATTACACTGGAAAAGAAGTGGTTGCTCCTATGGCATTACATTACAATAAATCGATCAATTAGCCCTTCGCTAAAAACGATTTTTCTTTGGGTGCTCATACACTGAGCTTCACGGGAGAATCTTCTGGAGTTTGCGAGTGGGGAGGTGATGTGCGCTCTGGGGTGGAGGTGCTGCAAGTCCCCACTCCACGGGACACAGGGCACTGACCCAAGCAGATGCGGCACCGTGGCAGCTGCAGTGCTTCACTGCCAGGAACCACAAGTGACACAGGTGGTGGTAAGATACATATTCAAAAAGTGCTTTTTGCAGGGGgatttgggtggttttttgtttttggttttgtttttttgaggttAAGGTTTACAGGAGTGGGGAACATAACAAATGAAAGCACATGCATTTGAACCACACTGACAAATGATGGGATTAATTCCTTGCAGCTGGAACACCACACAACTTTTTCATGGCCAGCGTTATTCTGGAGCCCTAGAAGCCGGGAGTGTTTTGCTCCTCTTCCTGATCTTTATTGTGAGGCAGGGGATGAACTTCAGCCTTTGAAACTCTGGGCTAACACTGAGAAAATCTCCAGCATGACTCCTCTGTGTTTGGAAGTAACCAGTTCTTCATGCATAGACAGCTATCTTTTAGGACACTTGGCGAATATTAATTAGCTCAGCCTCTAACTGTTCCTGTAAAGTAGGtaaatggcttttattttcctttttcaaaaaaaatatatatatttttctgtactttattATGGTTACACAGAGTAAATAACTCTGCAAGTGGGCAGTAGTGGAACCGAAGAGACTGTCCAGCTTCCTGACTTTCTTTCCTGAAGCATAAAAGCAAAGATTCCTCCTCATAGCAAGGAAAACAAGTTATTTAGAAGGATAACTCCGAAATAGAAATCAGTGTGTCTCTTGCTTGAAATATGACAGGACTCTGCCTAATGTAGGAAGCTTAAGGTATTAGTCACTTTATTGTGTTtatcaaataaatacattattgcACACTCAGTACCCTCGAAAATCAATTGGAAAACACTAGTATTTTCTAAGAAATTGTGCATTTCAGGTAACATCTAAGGATGTCTCGTTGCTTCAAGCATTCATGCATAAACCGGTCCTCTTTCCTTCTGATTGTGAGTTTGTATTTTAAACTGCAGAGAGAGTTAGTGATTATACCAGTCTAGATGTCTGCAATGAAATTACTGTAAGTATGTCTGTGCTAGTGATAAATCTCGTTAATGCTGCATGGGGACAGATCTGCTCAGGGAGGATTAGTGGGATGCATTTTCTGCTGGTTGTCATGACAACCATGAATCCATGCAGCTGTACAGCAGCATGTTGATCCATGCAGTTTAATCCCATTTCCAAATGATCAATATAGAGCTGCTAGGTAACAGCTGTTTTAAGTGTTCTCCATTTCCTTCTCCTAAAATAGCACCCACAGTCGAACTAATGCACCTCCAGCCTTCTGGGAAAGACACACTGTTAAACCATGGAGCAATTTGTTGCTGTAATAGCAGCGTATGACTTGGCCCAGTGTCCCAAGCCCAACATTTTTGGGGTATTTATGATAAGTAATTGTTCTCAGTCTAAATTACTATGTCATTTGTTTTAGAGATTGTATCAAAAGTTTAAGGATTCTTTAGGCCATTATtaagatattattattattacagtgTGCAACAATGAGTGCTGATACTATCATGACTTTTGGAGCTTTTTTTGCAAAATGAGAAAGTATTTAGCCTGGAAGGAAGTTAGACGACATAATTGTTTCCTGCAAGGCGATGGAATCATGCTTGAAAACTCATCTGGCTCTGAACAATTCAGGAGAACTACTCCTGGTTTGAACTGATTCTCAGTTATTGATCTCACTTTTATTGTTTTGCAGTTACTATGTTATTAGTTCCATAGTTTTTCCTATAGTTTGCTGAGATGTACTCCTGAACTTGGGTGTTTGTGAAAGCTTTAATGAAGTCAGGGTAACCAGGGCCAGTTTGTGTGCGCAAGGTGGCCTCTGTGAGATGCTGTGTTTGTGTAACATGACAGCCCTCTCCTCCACAGTAGGCCCATGTATAATGCTGCACACTGTACAGTACAGTTGAAAGAACCAGCTTTTCCGAGTCCTGCAAGAGATGATTGTGCTGGCAGTTGTCTTCTCTGCCCTGCTGGGCCACCATGAGTTAATTCTGGGCTAAGAGAGACAGCATGAAGCTGCACTAATAATTACAGAGGGAGAGTCCACCAGTGCTTCTCATTTTTGTCCACGACAGAGTTGTGtaagttgttttttcttattggTTACAGGTTCTACACAATCCTCATTTAGGAACTTGGTGTTGCAGGAGTCAGGTTGAAGAGTCTCCGTCAGCTCATGCCCAAGTCTGGTCCAGTGTTCAGAATGCACAAAAGTTACATTGTAGAATTGAGTTTGGGGCTCTGCTCTTAAGTAAAGTTCCACTTCTCTGGCCAAGCATGGCATAATTGCACCAAAGGAGAGCTGACCACTTACCAGCATCAATAaatgtaacatttaaaataagcagTCAATGTTTAAATCCCATTTTCATGTGCATTTAACAGAGAAGTCGTACTTTTCCAAATGTGGCGAAACAAGAGGAGCGGGAATGAACATTAAGAAACAGTTTATATGTTTGCGGCCCCAGCCTGGTGATAAACCCCACAAGTCCCCTCTCTTCTCTGCTGCACCACCTTGCCTAGGGTGTCATTCTGCAGTGTGTCCTGGTGGCCTTGGGCTCCTCTCCCCACAGCTCCCGATGCTGCCTCTGTAGACAGTTCGTTCCTCTGTGTTTGCCCACCCTGTGTTTGCTTCTCCCACAAAGCATACAAGTGTCACTGATCTCATACCCAGGTCGATTTTATTAATTCATTATAAATGAATTCATtattaaatgtaaattattttattattttttttatttcgtTGACCTTAAGCATAAGAAAACATTCTTCATGAAGTATTTGATTTAGATGTGTAGAGTGCAAAAAACCTTCTGCTATCAGCTGTTGGTGTCAGGTTTGCATCTGTAACTTGCTCttgctgctgattttttttgtccttgtaGTTTATTCCTTCATCATGCCAAAATTctaagtggttttttttttgccaagatATTGTCCATCATTTTGCTCCCAAGGCTCCTGCACCATACGGTGGAATCGTCTCTCAGTTTTACAGCTGTGGCCCTGGGCATGAATGAGCTCAGCTGAGGGTCAGTCTCTGATGTCCCTTAGACCTGTCACTCCGGTAGCTCCATGAGGCCACAGGATACCACATGTAGCAGCCAGGCCTGTGTTTGCTCTCCAAGTACCAGTATTCAACTCCAAGATAGGATTTAGCTCTATAGTATCATcattttgctgatgacacatttgctgatgacaccaagctgggaggagtggctgacacgccagaaggctgtgctgccatccagtgagacctggacaggctggagagttgggcggggaaaaatttaatgaaatataacaagggcaagtgtagagtcttgcatctgggtaggaacaaccccaggttccagtataagttggggaatgatccattagagagcagtgtaggggaaagggacctgggggtcctggtggacaacaggatgaccatgagccagcactgcgcccttgtggccaagagggccaatggcatcctggggtgtattagaagggagttggttagtaggtccagagaggttctccttcctctctattctgccctggtgagaccacacctggaatattgtgtccagttctgggcccctcagttccagaaggacagggaactgttggagagggtgcagcgtagggcaaccaagatgatgaagggagtggagcacctcccttgtgaggaaaggctgagggagctgggtctctttagtttggaggagactgaggggtgaccttattaatgtttataaatatacaaagggtgagtgtcacaaggatggagccaggctcttctccgtgacaaacaatggtaggacaaggggtaatgggtttaaactggaacataagaggttccacttaaatttgagaagaaacttctcagtgagggtgacagacactggaacaggctgcccagggaggttgtggagtctcccactctggagacattcaaaacccgcctggacaccttcctgtgtaacctcatctaggtgttcctgctacagcagggggattgaattagatgatctttcaaggtcccttccaatcccaatcattctatgattctatgattttactGTTTTATAAGTTAAAACATGTGAAGTTATTGCTTCCATGTTAGTATTGTGTTTCCTTTTGCATGTTGGTAGGCTGCAAAATGTCACAGCCTGGAGGCTGAATTTATAATTacaggttttctttcttgtaacATATTTGGAAATATAAATTCTTTAGGCAACTATCACCCAGTTAAAGTGGTGTTTCTCTTGAAGCACAGTGCTCATTGATAATGTAGTTACTTGTATTTTCAAGGTGTCAGTGTTCTTTACAAACTTGTGTTTGCCTATATGTTTTTCATCTATATAATTTGTATTTGACATTTGGAAATTGCCTGA
The Columba livia isolate bColLiv1 breed racing homer chromosome Z, bColLiv1.pat.W.v2, whole genome shotgun sequence genome window above contains:
- the ZNF131 gene encoding zinc finger protein 131 isoform X3 — translated: MKTHSTESYKCDICNKRYLRESALKQHLTCYHLDEGGASKKQRPGKKIHICQYCEKQFDHFGHFKEHLRKHTGEKPFECPNCHERFARNSTLKCHLTACQSGAGAKKGRKKLYECQVCNSVFNSWDQFKDHLVIHTGDKPNHCTLCDLWFMRGSELRRHLKEMHNISEQVVTEEVLPVENEPVTSMTIIEQVEQVHVLPVIQVQVDPAQVTVEQLHQDLIQDNQVKSAQMEELQEQVQIRYLEVEHIQTEEGAEVHVEQLRVEHVNQIQMEEVQAELVDGTDLEQVQYGTVDQGEAEVKEPDQVDHAVKEDHEQAEDLKPQQLVDMQNEKVDD